The DNA region CTTCACGGCGGCACCGGCGAACAGATGGCGGCCATTGCGGTAATGAAATCAGCGTTGTCGCAGTTGTTCTGGCTGAACCCGCTGCTGCTTTGTCCTGCGTTGCTGGTGTTTGTCGGGGCCATCAAAAAATGGGACTCGGTGATTGTGTTGGTTGCCTCGGCGCTGTCCGGCATCGTGCTAGCGGTACTGTTTCAGGAAATCACGCTCACCGATATCATCAGCGCGGCCATCAACGGTTTTAAATCAGACATGCTACCCGGCCTGCACGGGATGGCGCTGGATGAGGCGACGAGTCGAAACATCAACGTACTGCTCAACCGGGGCGGCATGTACTCGATGACCGGCCCGATAGTGGTGATGCTGTGCGCGTTTATGTTCGCCTCGGCACTGGACGTGTCGGGGGCGCTGGCGGTCATTCTCAGAAGCCTGGTGAAAAAGCTTAATACCATCACCCGAACCCTCCTCGCGACTATGCTGACCAGTTCGGTTCTGGTGGCCTGCACCGGCAATGCGGTAATCAGTTTCTTTATCGTCAAGAGCATGTATGACCCCTGCTATAAGGAGAAAAATCTCCATATGGTCAACATGTCACGCGCCATGGAGTCCGGCGCCACGCTGCTGGAAGGGTTGTTTCCGTGGACAATATCGGGGATGTTTATGGCGAAAACCCTCGGTGTGGCGACGATGGATTACGCGCCGTATGTGCTGTTTAATCTGTCATGCCTGCTGATAGCCATCATATTTGCCATCATTCCTCGCTGGACGAGCTTTGGCACCCGATATGTGGCGACACCGGTATAACTATCACACGGCCTGCACATCAGGCCGTTTCCCTCAACCTCTGACAAAACACAAAACCAGGCAACACTACAACACTACAGGGGGCGAATCCTGCCGTCTCACTCGCTCCGTTTTGGTTGACCGCGACAATCCTGTAAACAACACTCACGTTACGACAACACTGTTTGCAGATTATCCACCGTCGGAAACACTTCATCGGAACCGTATATACCGCCAGATTCAGGCAGAAACAGTTTATCAAACGCGTGAATATCAGGTGTATTCACCGGAGGTGAGAATGTAATATCCATTTCGGAATGCTTCAGATAATAAGCTAGCATGTGCATGGCTTCAGGGTATTCATCCCGTATGAATTTGATTAAAAAATGCTGATAATGTGCAAATTCGAAAACCCTGCTAACATTCAATTTATTTATGGTGTAATAGTAATGCACGTAGACCGTTTTCGTTTTCATACCTAATATGCCAGCTATTAGTTTATAATTCAGTCCGAGGCAGACCAGATACATAATGCTGGCTTGCCTGTCCGTTAACTTTGGATCAGAAAACGCGTAGTGCACTGCATCTGTCTGCACATTCTTTAAAATCGCGCTCAAATAATTGATAACATATCCTGCTGAGTAGGTTATATTGCAGGATGGATACCTGGATATGCAGCTTAAGGTACTATGATTACCTTTTAATACGATCACGGGTATTTCCGGGTGTTGATGGCTCAGCAGGTACAATGTGTTTATATTAGCTTTAGCCGACGCTGGTGTGCTGAAATCCAACAGCGCAGCCGTTGGACATTCTTCCTTAAAGAGGTCGCTTAAATCGGTAGTATCAGGGGATACTATCGACCTTTTGCAATTACCCAGCGAACGTAAAGCAAAGTGTAAATAAACATTCTCAGTAAACAAGAAATAACACATTACAACCTCGCGATATAATATAGTCAGTCGTCCTGATATCGTTATCAAGCAGACAATAAATGATTAATAAATAACTTGATCAGCATCACTGTGATTCCCAGCGAAGCTACTTTTTTTGTTCGTGTATAAAATATTAACTAGATTTTCTCTGACATAATAACCTTTAGACTCTACCCGCATAATGAAGTCCTCAGTCACGCCTACCGAGTTTAACTTAATTTTTAATGCGTTCATTACCTGCCATAGGCGTTGGTTGGATGAACTTAATCCGTAGTTATCCCAGACATTTAACAAAATGTCAGAATTACTAATGATATTCCCTTTCGCATTTTCCAGTAAATAGACTAACAGATGAAACATTGTTTCCCTGAGAGTAACAGGGGAATAGCTGTGGGAACGAATGTTTTTATCCACATTGACCAGCATTCTTTTATTAATGTCAAAATAGACATCAGGTTCGATGTAATATCCAAAAATAGTTTTATCCATGGCATCTATCTCTATAAAGTACTGATTAACGCATTGCGATGTACTGACAAGCATATGCCCTTACTTTTTATGCGCATTCTCATTAAAAACAATTAGATTGGCAAACAAATAAGACATCTACCAAACCATAAAGCTAAAACGCTGCCGGAGAACTCAATAGCAGATCTTTATGCTATAGCAGGTCAATAGCATTCTGTTCAGATCGGTTAATGATCCCAAAGAGACTCACCATAAGGCATTGACCATTAAAAAAAACACTCAACCATAATTGATCTATTTGCCGGTATTTTTAGCATGATCAACTATCCAGACTCGCTTCTTTCAATTTAACCCTATAACGACTAAGACTTTTCAGTCTGAAGATACGTTCTCACCGCGGGCTACCAATCTATTGGCGTGAGTTATATTAGCGGTCAATTGCCAGGCAAAAAAATGAATTAGATAAAATCAGAGTTAAAGTAGAGTGTAAGAGAGGTGTGCATTCTGCCTGCGGACAAAGGTGATTTTTATTATCTCTTTATATTTCATATGGTTAATGTCATAAGGCGCCTGTAGAGAGACTTTTACCACATTGATAGCTTCATCTTATTCAAGGAAGGCTATACTATTGATAACAAAATCTAAATTACATTTTTATTTTTTATAAAGTTATAATTTTCATATACATAGAGTCTCTCCATGCCAAACCGGTACATTCTTGACGATCTGATTGAGTTCCTGCCTGACAAGTATCAGTTAGTATCCCGCCATAGTTCGAACCTCGCCATTACCCTCAATGTTCCGGCAAGTCGTTGCCTCCAGCTTTTACTTGAACGCCGCCACGACCTGGTTCCTCAAAATGATTTTTACCCTTATGTCTGGGGAGATGAGGGCGCATCCGTTCCTGTGAGCACGCTTTATCAGAACATTTCTTTATTACGAAAGGCGCTTAAGACCTTTTCTGAGGATGGGGATAAGATAATCCAGACGGTTCCCAAAAAAGGGTTCTTACTTGCGAAAGACGTCAACGTTCAGGAGATAGACTTAACCGACGATGTTGACGAGGTAGAATCTGCATTGCCGGAAATTCCCCACTCTACGGCTCAACAAAGCAGCACTACCGCAGAAAAAAGCGTCTTTAAGAATCAATATCCCCTTAAGCTTTTCTTTCTGATAAGCGTACTGGTGTTATCCATTGCCGCTGGGCTTCAGCTATTTTTATGGGGATTACCCACCGCGTTAAACGACATTTACACGCAGAAAATGAACATATCGGGTTGTTCTGTTCATACCAATTATAAATTTACGACAACGGAAGTCAGCAAACAGATCAACGATAACAACATTGATTGTAAACAAACACCCTATGTGTATTTATACACGGCCAGCCTGCAATTCAATATTCATTCATCATTGCTGTTGTGCAAACATCCGCTGGAAAGTGACTTACCGTTTGACTGTACGACTTACAATATTCTGGGAGATGCGGCACGATGAATCAGAAAGTACTTAATGTCGCCATGAGTCTTATCATTGGCCTTCTGGTGATCGTCAATATCTACCTTTATCATCAACACCGGCTTCTGGCACATTTCGAATGTCAGGGATACACCACCGTTAAAAATGAAAACTATATCTTTAGCATGAGAGCATTTCACTCTATTGATGGTAAATCAGGTCAAACCGTTATCGAAGGAGAACTGAAGAAAAGAAACGGTGAGAGTTTGGGCTATGTACAGAAGGTGGCCTCTTATGACGCCGAACAGCGAGGTTCCAGGGTCTATATCAAGAACAACTCAAATGCTGAGATTGGAAATCGCTCAGAACTAGACCCGATACTCAAAGATTTACTGCCAAGTTATTTCTTTTACCATAACTCAAAAAACACCATTACCGTTTATCCGGCAGGTGATGGTGGGTATCTGATTGGAAATAATCAGTATATCTATTTGTACTGTGCTAAATAGTCGCACGCTGGTATTGTGCTAACGGCTAAAGGCATCCGGCACATGATCTATCGGTCGTGCTGTTTATTTATTGTGAAATATCCGTTAAAGATAATCGTTATATTTTCATCCTAAATTCATAATTAAAAAAATACAAAATGCTGAGTTATCCAGAGACATGATATCTCATGCAACAAAATGGCCCTTTCAGACGAACATGTCAACAACAGTGCTTCCCTCCCAACAAAACCTGCACCAATCTCTGTAAAAAATGAAAACGCAATATTTCATGCTGAGGATAGTGAATTTCAGCTACTCATTTGTATAAAAAAATCAATTTCGCTAGCATTCTGGTATTGGAAATCTCA from Citrobacter amalonaticus Y19 includes:
- the nhaC gene encoding Na+/H+ antiporter NhaC yields the protein MMDARKEPSFGSALCLLAVIFFIFAIGIGLLNYPVEFTLLCITAVTCSYARYYGGSWSEVMTSLIGKIKDAVPAILILLSIGMLIGCWMVSGTIPLMVNYGLAAINPAYLYLTAFLVTVCISTFTGTSWGTAGTIGVALMAVASAMDVSLPVTAGAVISGAYFGDKLSPLSDTTNMAAIAAGADLYQSIRNMLYTALPAFAVACCGFYALGSHLHGGTGEQMAAIAVMKSALSQLFWLNPLLLCPALLVFVGAIKKWDSVIVLVASALSGIVLAVLFQEITLTDIISAAINGFKSDMLPGLHGMALDEATSRNINVLLNRGGMYSMTGPIVVMLCAFMFASALDVSGALAVILRSLVKKLNTITRTLLATMLTSSVLVACTGNAVISFFIVKSMYDPCYKEKNLHMVNMSRAMESGATLLEGLFPWTISGMFMAKTLGVATMDYAPYVLFNLSCLLIAIIFAIIPRWTSFGTRYVATPV
- a CDS encoding helix-turn-helix transcriptional regulator, with protein sequence MFTENVYLHFALRSLGNCKRSIVSPDTTDLSDLFKEECPTAALLDFSTPASAKANINTLYLLSHQHPEIPVIVLKGNHSTLSCISRYPSCNITYSAGYVINYLSAILKNVQTDAVHYAFSDPKLTDRQASIMYLVCLGLNYKLIAGILGMKTKTVYVHYYYTINKLNVSRVFEFAHYQHFLIKFIRDEYPEAMHMLAYYLKHSEMDITFSPPVNTPDIHAFDKLFLPESGGIYGSDEVFPTVDNLQTVLS
- a CDS encoding winged helix-turn-helix domain-containing protein; the encoded protein is MDKTIFGYYIEPDVYFDINKRMLVNVDKNIRSHSYSPVTLRETMFHLLVYLLENAKGNIISNSDILLNVWDNYGLSSSNQRLWQVMNALKIKLNSVGVTEDFIMRVESKGYYVRENLVNILYTNKKSSFAGNHSDADQVIY
- a CDS encoding winged helix-turn-helix domain-containing protein; this encodes MPNRYILDDLIEFLPDKYQLVSRHSSNLAITLNVPASRCLQLLLERRHDLVPQNDFYPYVWGDEGASVPVSTLYQNISLLRKALKTFSEDGDKIIQTVPKKGFLLAKDVNVQEIDLTDDVDEVESALPEIPHSTAQQSSTTAEKSVFKNQYPLKLFFLISVLVLSIAAGLQLFLWGLPTALNDIYTQKMNISGCSVHTNYKFTTTEVSKQINDNNIDCKQTPYVYLYTASLQFNIHSSLLLCKHPLESDLPFDCTTYNILGDAAR